Part of the Arthrobacter sp. MMS18-M83 genome is shown below.
TGGGTGTCGTCCGAGAAGTGGGTGCCGCCGTCGAGCTGTCCGAAAGAAGTGAGTCCTGCTGCGCCGTAGCGGGAGCGGATAGTGTCCACGTCGTCGAATTCCACCGCGTAGCCGAGCGAATCGCCCAGGGCCCCTCCCAGCAGGCAGCCGAGGACCCGGGACTCGAAAGATGGAACGACGGAGGGGGACGGTTCAGCACTCATAGTGGTAATTTACCGCGGCTGCTTCGCCGGACTCGACGTGCCCACTGATACGGTGGCTCCTGAACTAGGAGGCAGTGATGCGTGAACCCGCGTGGCGGAAAACCGGAAAGACGCCGGACTACAGATTCTCCCTCGCAAATGAGCGGACCTTCCTAGCCTGGATTCGCACTTCCTTGGCGCTGCTGGCGGGCGCCGTCGCGATCGATCAGCTTGCTCCGAACATCGCACCGCAGCCGGTGCGCATTGCACTGTGCGTCGTGCTTTCAATCATTGGCGCGGGCCTCGCGACGCTTGCCTACCGTCGTTGGGCGCAGATGGAGGCCGCCATGCGCAACGACCAAGCGTTGCCGTTCTCACGGGTCATGATGCTGATGACCATCGTGGTTGCCGTGGCAGCCTTCACGTTCGCTGTGCTGATCCTGGTGGCGCGTTGAGCGTCGAGGCCAGGGATTCAGGGCTGCAGCCAGAGCGCACCACGCTCGCCTGGCGCCGGACCCTTATTTCGCTTCTGGTTGTGGACCTCTTTATATGGCGCAGGTGGCTGTCTGC
Proteins encoded:
- a CDS encoding YidH family protein, whose translation is MREPAWRKTGKTPDYRFSLANERTFLAWIRTSLALLAGAVAIDQLAPNIAPQPVRIALCVVLSIIGAGLATLAYRRWAQMEAAMRNDQALPFSRVMMLMTIVVAVAAFTFAVLILVAR